The genomic interval AGCTTAAGGTCTTTTGCTATGTCTTTCTGGTTAACGCCCTTCCTGTAGAACAGCTTCAGTATCTTTTTCTCCATCCCAGGCAGTTCTTCTATGGCCGCGTTCAGCCTGGTCTGCAAATCCTTCCACTCCAGTTCGTCCACCGGTGTTGTTTCCCCGGACACCTGTATCTCGGACCCGTCCAGCACCTGGTCAAGGGAAACCAGGTACATAAGGGCCGAGGCCGATACTATCCTTTTGATCTTTGAAACGGCTGTCTTGAACTCCTCTTCCGTCAGTTTTTTCTTCTCGAGCATCTTGACCTCTTTGGCGGAGAGGCCTTCGAGTTCGGCGCTCTTTTTTACCACGGCGCTGTAGCCTTTTTTGGCAAGATCGCGTATCATCACCTGGATCCTGTAAGGAACGGGATTATAGTACTTAAGGCCGTCAAGGATCTCCCCTCTTACCCTGTAAGAGGCATATGTCTCAAATTTAACTCCCCTTTTGGGGTCAAAGTTGTCCCAGGCCTTCATGAGGCCTATCATCCCGTCGCTCACCAGGTCGTTAAAATCAATGTTGGGGGGAAGTCCCTTTCCTGCTATCATCGCTGCTATAGAATGAACAAGAGGAACATAGACCTCGAGCGCGCCGGCGGTCCTTACCGCCTGCGGCTGTTCCTTTTTTTTGGGTTTGGCAGTTTGTTTTGCCATCCTTGTCAAAAAGTCCCTTCCTCTTTGCCGGCATCGACCATTCTTTTTGCAACAGTTTCATTTATCAGTTCATTAAACCCGAACGCATCATCTGCCGCGAGCTGTTTTATCATCTGGCCGGTAAAAAGCTCCGCATAAGAAGGGAACATATCGGTAGAACCCCAAAGCTCAGTCCCCTGGGGCTTGAACGCCTCGGAAAGAAGCTGCTGAAGGAAAACGGAAGAAAATTCCTTTGCCGCGGTCTCCCTGTTCAATGACCGGCCCTGGATCATTTCTGCCGCATTAAGCCCTGCCATCGGGTCTATGGACGGGATAAAAGAGCTCACTTATATTACCTCTATTTCGGCGTTAAGCGCGCCCGAAGCTTTTATGGCCTGGAGTATGGCTATCAGGTCCCTCGGGGCCGCACCCAGGCTGTTGAGAGCCTTGATAAGATCGTTAAGGCTGGACCCGGAAGAGACTGCCGATAGTTTTTTTATGTTCTCCTTGACCCTGAGGCTTGCGGTCGAGATATCCGCACCTCCCAAACCTTCCGAGGCAACAGTAACATTGCCTATCTGCACCGTAAAATTTCCGTAAGACACGGCCACCGGCGCTATCCTGATATTTTCGCCTATAACAACGGTCCCGGTACGCTCGTTAACCACTATCCTAGCTTTAACATCCGGAACTACCCGGAGGTTCTCTATAGTCGAGATCAGAGATACCAGGTCCGTACCGGGCTCAACCACCACCATTACCGCGGAGGCGTCCGAAGACCGGGCGTCATAGCCTTTCTTGGCTATCGTATAGGCCACTCTTGAGGCTGTGGTAAAATCGGGTTCGTTCAAAAGAACAGTCAGGGTTGAAAGCGTGCCGGACCCTTTATATTTTGCCCCTTCCGGGTACTCGGAGGACAAAGGCTCTTCGATCCCCACACGCACTTCTTTTTCAACTATCCCTCCCCCGGGGATCCTGGCAACCGTCGTCACTTCTCTGTTCATCGGCAGCAGACCTGCCCCGGACGAAGCGCCTCCCAAAGATACGGATCCCTGAGCCAGCGCATATACAACTCCGTCGGGGCCCTGGAGCGGAGTAAGCAGCAGCGTACCGCCCCTAAGGCTGGTCGCATCCCCCAACGAAGATACCGTCACATCTATTTTTTGCCCGGGTTTTAAGAACGGCGGAAGGGTAGCCGTGACCATGACAGCGGCCACGTTCCTCGATTTAAATTCCTTGTTCTTTGGTATGTCCGAATAGTTATAGATGGGATTGGTATTGGACCGTGAGATCGGGCTGGGAGCCTGAAGACCCATCGCGCTCAAAAGGTTTGTAAGCGCCTGTTTTGTGAACTCGGTCTGCTGGCTGTCGCCGGTATGGCGAAGCCCCGCAACAAGCCCGAAACCCATCAGCTGATTATCGCGGGCCTGCTGGATGGTGGCAATATCCTTTATCCTTGCCTGAGGAGATGCCGCATATAAAGCGCAGGGAAAAAGAAAGAGCGCCGATAAGGCCAGCGATAAAAACAAAAGAGCCGTTCTTTTCATGCCGCTCCTCCCTTAAAAGATCATGTCCAGGATCCTGGTTATCACCCCGGGCGTCGAAGCCGTCCCAACAGTTCCTACACCTTTTACCGAAATATCAGCATCGGCCACCTGGTAAGAATAGATGGTGTTCCAGCTGGTGATATCCTTGGTCCTGATCACGCCTTTGATCATTATGTCCTGTTTTTCCTCGTTAACCGATACCTTATGGTGTCCCATTATCCTGAGGTTGCCTCCCGGCTCGATATCTGACACCTGGGCAGATACAGCCGCGATAACATTGCTGGTCCTGGTAGTTGCACCCGCCCCCTTATATTTGTTGCCCCAGGCCGCGCTTGCCGAATTGTTGGGAGCTATGGTGCCGGTTATTCTCTCAATGGTGTGGGAAAAGCTCGCGCTCAGGTTGTCCTGGTTCTGCGTGTCCGTGCCGGCTTTTTGCACGGCTGAGGTTGTTTCCAGTATCAGTATAGTTATTACATCCCCCACCTTGTACATTTTTTGCGTTGAATAAGGAGAAGGAAGCTCCTGCCTAAAAATGGAATCAGCCCTGCAGTTTCCCGTAGAGAAAAACAAAAAAGCAAGCAGAAGCAGAAAAAATGACGGCCTGTGCAGTTTCATCTTCCCGCTCCTTTCCCGGATCTCAAGGTTTTCCTGGCTCTGTTGTTTGGGCCCACCAGCACGACCGTCGGCCGAAAGGATTTTATTTCGTCCTCGCTCACCAATGCATAGGTTATCAAAATTATTATATCACCTCTGGCCCCCAGCCTTGCCGCGGCCCCGTTAAGGCATACCGTCCCGGACTTTCTTCTGCCTTTCATCACATAGGTCTCAAGACGGCTGCCGTTGTTAACGTTCACAATCTGGACCTTTTCCCCATCCAGAATGCCGGCAAGGTCCAGCAGATCTTGGTCCACAGTGATGCTGCCCTCGTAATCCAGCCTTGCATCTGTAATGGTAAGGCGGTGTATCTTGGCCCTCATTAGCTGCCTGAATATCATCTTATCTGCGCCTCCGAAGGCCCCGTTATATAGGCCTCAATAACCTTGTTCGAGGGAGTGTTCTTAAACCTGATCTTCTGCCCAATATAGCCGTCCTCAAGCGCGGTGCAGGAGGCGCCGGCCAAAATATCCCCTCGGACAGAAAAAACCGTGATCTCTCTTCCTTTTACCACATCCGGGATCTTTCTTGCCATCCATTCCAGTACCAGCGTCCCCTTGGGCATCAGGGTCACCGACTCTTTGCCTTCCACCCTGGCCCTGTCAAAGACGATACCGGCAGGAAGGTGGGAGATGTCCCTTTCAACATAGTCCGTATTCAAGGAAGTAAAGACCTCCCCTTTCCTTATTTTATCCGAAACTGCAAGAACATTCTTCATTATTTTTATCCTGGACTGCAGATAGACCGTTTCTTTGTACTTGCCCTTTTCATATATCTTTACCGGAAGGACCGCGCTTCCCGAGAGTTTCTGGTTGACGGGGTAGTCCAGTTTTACCGAAAAACCCCCGCCGGTCCTCTTTTTGTAACGCTCCAGAACACCTGAGCTTTTCAGCTCGATCTCGATCCTTGAATCCTTGAGCCCGGCATCCCTTGATATTATACAGTCTTTGACCTGCTGTCTAACGGAATCCTCAAGCCCCGCTTCGGCCTGTCCCAGAAGAGCCGTCAACAGGACCAGGCAAACCGCTAATCGCCTCACGCTTTAGCCCTTCATCCTTTCAAGGGTGGTAAGCATTGCTTCGTAACTTGACACTGCCTTTGTGACGGTGTCGAACACCCTCTGGACCATTATCATCCTCATCATTTCGGAAATAACATCCACATTGGACTGCTCAAGAGCTCCCTGCTGAATGTAGCCGAAGTTGTCTTGCGTCGGGTTGCCGAACAGAGGCTCTCCGGACGAATCAGTCTGAGCGAACAGGTTCTGCCCGATGCTCTTGAGTCCGGGAGCGTTAGGGAATTTAGCAAGGACAAGCTGCCCTATTTCTGTGGCTTCCGAAGAGTTATTGATATAGACCAGTACGGTGCCGTCCTGCTTGACCAATACTGATGTAGTGCCCTCGGGGATCGTTATCGGAGGGTCCATCATCCTTCCGTTGGGGTCCACAACATTGCCCTGGTTATCAATGTGGAAGTTCCCTGCCCTGGTGTAGGCCGGAGTTCCGTCGGCAAGAGTAAGCTGAAAAAAACCTTCGCCCTGTATTGCAAGGTCCATAGGCTGGTTGGTGGTTTCGATCGTGCCCTGCATAAAATCCTTGCGGGTAGATGTCACTCTTACGCCGGTCCCATATTCAAGGGAATCGGAGGAAAGGCCGTTGGCCTTTTTTATCGCCTCGGCAAGTTTTGAATCAAAGGTTTTTTCCACATAAAGCAGGCTTTCCTTTTCCGTCCTGCCCTTTTTAAATGCCACGGTCTTTGCATTCGCAAGATTGTTGGAGATGTCTATCATTTCGTCCTGAAATGTGTTGAGCCCGGTTGCCGCGACATAGAGCGGTTGGAACATGATCGTTACCTCCTTTTATCCGTCATTGGGCGGGACGCCCCATTTCAAGGGACCTTGTAAGAGAGGCATCCCTTGTTTGTATGATCTTGGCATCAAAGCCGTACACCCTCTGCAAAAAGATCATCTGCATCATCTCGTCCATGATGTTCACATTTGAAGCCTCGATATAACCCTGCAGGACCCTGGGGTTCTCGTTCACGGAGTAGATCAGAGAGCCGTTCTCCGGGACCTTAAAGACAACATTGTTGACCGACTCCAGTTTGGACGGGTCCTCAAAAACAACTATCTTCATGGTGTCGATCTTTGCCCCGTCGGACATTATGTCGCCGTTCTGCATGATCTCTATTGACGAGCCCGGAACGACGGCGATAGAGCCTCCCTGTCCGAGAACCGGGTTCCTGCCCGAAACCGACTTTAGCACGCCGTTCTCATCCAGAGTAAACCTCCCGTCCCTGGTGTACAGCTCTCCGGAAGCGCCTTCCAGAGCAAAGTACCCTTCCCCGACCACGGCAAGGTCCGTAGGAGAACCGGTACGCAGAAGCGCTCCGTGGGTTTTATCCTGCTGAACGCTTTTTACTTCCGGGACCATTGCCTGAGCTCCCGCAGACTTGTTCTGGGCTTTTTGGAGCATCACGGGAAAAGAATTGACCTGGACCTGGCTCTTTTTAAAGCCCGGCGTCTGCGCATTGACTATATTGTTCATCATTGCCTTGACATTCTGGTCCGTTGTGTCAAGGCCTCTTCTTCCTATTTCGAGTATCCTGTCGGTCATTTACAGTCTCCGTACCTTTCGCTATATATATTTTTATATATTATACACAAGGGTCAAGAAAAAGCAAGAAAGATCTGCCTGAATTATAGCACGGGGGTAAAAGATAGCAAGAAAGATTATTTCCGGCTGTCTTTTCTAATCTTTTTGAACAGTTTTTCTTTTTTAGCGGCCATCCTGTCCAGCTGGTAGACAAAGAACAGGACCTCGGCCACAAGCACATATAGTTCGGGAGGAACAGGCATATCGATCTGCAGCTTGGAAAGCATTGATGCAAGGCCGGCATTTTCGTGCAGCGGGATCTTGTTCTCTTCCGCTATCCTTAATATCTCATCGGCAACCACTCCTTTGCCCGAAGCAACAATAAGAGGGGCCGAATCCTTGTCCATCTCATAGCGGATGGCTATAGCCGTCTTTTTTTTGTTGTCTTCTTCCGCCATTACGCCTCCGTATCTATCCTGAACAGGTGCTCCAGTCCCAGGAGCGGTAAAAGATAGGGCTTGATCATCGCCATCGAAGGGCTGAGCTTTACCATGAGGTTTTGAACATTATAGTCTTTGCTGTTGAGGGCTTTTTTCAGCGTTTTGCTCTCTTCCTCGACCAGCTTTTTGACATCCTCATACTCGGTGTTGAAAATGAACTTAAGGTCCTTGTTCTTTACGGTAAGAGATACCACTATCTTGCCAAGACTCTGCGTTTCAAGCCCTATGACCAGCTGGGTGTTCTTTGGATCTATCGAAGCGCTCCTGCCCTGCTCCTGCTTGATTATTATGTCCACCGTGCTAGGAGGTTTGACAAGGCTGTTGGGCACCTGGTAATAGAGATAGTTCTCCTGGCCTAGATTTTCCTTGGCCGGTTTCTGGCTCAGCAAAGCCTGGGCCATCAGATTATCCAAAAGGCCGTTCATTTTATTGATGGAAGACATTAGAGAGGAAATAAAGGATTCGCCTTCCAGCGTTGAGCCTTGGGACTTGCCCATCGCTTTTTCCTGGAGGCCCTCCAGCAGGGCTTTCATGCTGCGCACATCGCTTAGAAGGTCCTGCCTGTCTATTAGCGGAAGTCCTTCGGTAGTGAACTTATACTTTTTGGGAAGGTCCTCTATCATGTTCATGAACTGGGAGATGAGAGCCGATACATTGGTCAGGACCGAAGATGACAGCAGCGTCGGATTGGCGGCTATCGCCGCCGAAAGGTTTGCAAAGGATTCTTTGGCGGAAAGAAGCTGAGAAGCCATGGAAGGGTTTTCAGAAAACTGATTTGCCAGCGCTCTCAGCGCCCCTTTGGGTGCATCCACGCCCTTAAGGATAAGG from Candidatus Margulisiibacteriota bacterium carries:
- the flgA gene encoding flagellar basal body P-ring formation chaperone FlgA, translated to MRRLAVCLVLLTALLGQAEAGLEDSVRQQVKDCIISRDAGLKDSRIEIELKSSGVLERYKKRTGGGFSVKLDYPVNQKLSGSAVLPVKIYEKGKYKETVYLQSRIKIMKNVLAVSDKIRKGEVFTSLNTDYVERDISHLPAGIVFDRARVEGKESVTLMPKGTLVLEWMARKIPDVVKGREITVFSVRGDILAGASCTALEDGYIGQKIRFKNTPSNKVIEAYITGPSEAQIR
- a CDS encoding EscU/YscU/HrcU family type III secretion system export apparatus switch protein produces the protein MAEEDNKKKTAIAIRYEMDKDSAPLIVASGKGVVADEILRIAEENKIPLHENAGLASMLSKLQIDMPVPPELYVLVAEVLFFVYQLDRMAAKKEKLFKKIRKDSRK
- a CDS encoding sigma-70 family RNA polymerase sigma factor codes for the protein MAKQTAKPKKKEQPQAVRTAGALEVYVPLVHSIAAMIAGKGLPPNIDFNDLVSDGMIGLMKAWDNFDPKRGVKFETYASYRVRGEILDGLKYYNPVPYRIQVMIRDLAKKGYSAVVKKSAELEGLSAKEVKMLEKKKLTEEEFKTAVSKIKRIVSASALMYLVSLDQVLDGSEIQVSGETTPVDELEWKDLQTRLNAAIEELPGMEKKILKLFYRKGVNQKDIAKDLKLSRSKVNRVIARAIYKLREKLK
- a CDS encoding flagellar basal body P-ring protein FlgI encodes the protein MKRTALLFLSLALSALFLFPCALYAASPQARIKDIATIQQARDNQLMGFGLVAGLRHTGDSQQTEFTKQALTNLLSAMGLQAPSPISRSNTNPIYNYSDIPKNKEFKSRNVAAVMVTATLPPFLKPGQKIDVTVSSLGDATSLRGGTLLLTPLQGPDGVVYALAQGSVSLGGASSGAGLLPMNREVTTVARIPGGGIVEKEVRVGIEEPLSSEYPEGAKYKGSGTLSTLTVLLNEPDFTTASRVAYTIAKKGYDARSSDASAVMVVVEPGTDLVSLISTIENLRVVPDVKARIVVNERTGTVVIGENIRIAPVAVSYGNFTVQIGNVTVASEGLGGADISTASLRVKENIKKLSAVSSGSSLNDLIKALNSLGAAPRDLIAILQAIKASGALNAEIEVI
- a CDS encoding flagellar basal body L-ring protein FlgH; amino-acid sequence: MKLHRPSFFLLLLAFLFFSTGNCRADSIFRQELPSPYSTQKMYKVGDVITILILETTSAVQKAGTDTQNQDNLSASFSHTIERITGTIAPNNSASAAWGNKYKGAGATTRTSNVIAAVSAQVSDIEPGGNLRIMGHHKVSVNEEKQDIMIKGVIRTKDITSWNTIYSYQVADADISVKGVGTVGTASTPGVITRILDMIF
- the flgG gene encoding flagellar basal-body rod protein FlgG translates to MFQPLYVAATGLNTFQDEMIDISNNLANAKTVAFKKGRTEKESLLYVEKTFDSKLAEAIKKANGLSSDSLEYGTGVRVTSTRKDFMQGTIETTNQPMDLAIQGEGFFQLTLADGTPAYTRAGNFHIDNQGNVVDPNGRMMDPPITIPEGTTSVLVKQDGTVLVYINNSSEATEIGQLVLAKFPNAPGLKSIGQNLFAQTDSSGEPLFGNPTQDNFGYIQQGALEQSNVDVISEMMRMIMVQRVFDTVTKAVSSYEAMLTTLERMKG
- a CDS encoding flagellar hook-length control protein FliK, producing MADNFAAAGGGIHPGKPVIWPSGVKANTSGDAAPAKEAAAKTPVAQTEMQAQTQAPAPLTAQRTSVARQLTVSDLKAHLLSMQLPDTEANVKLASLMLKFGIELSRENFGRALSLLDGTDKAVNTQEAALVLILKGVDAPKGALRALANQFSENPSMASQLLSAKESFANLSAAIAANPTLLSSSVLTNVSALISQFMNMIEDLPKKYKFTTEGLPLIDRQDLLSDVRSMKALLEGLQEKAMGKSQGSTLEGESFISSLMSSINKMNGLLDNLMAQALLSQKPAKENLGQENYLYYQVPNSLVKPPSTVDIIIKQEQGRSASIDPKNTQLVIGLETQSLGKIVVSLTVKNKDLKFIFNTEYEDVKKLVEEESKTLKKALNSKDYNVQNLMVKLSPSMAMIKPYLLPLLGLEHLFRIDTEA
- a CDS encoding flagellar hook basal-body protein, coding for MTDRILEIGRRGLDTTDQNVKAMMNNIVNAQTPGFKKSQVQVNSFPVMLQKAQNKSAGAQAMVPEVKSVQQDKTHGALLRTGSPTDLAVVGEGYFALEGASGELYTRDGRFTLDENGVLKSVSGRNPVLGQGGSIAVVPGSSIEIMQNGDIMSDGAKIDTMKIVVFEDPSKLESVNNVVFKVPENGSLIYSVNENPRVLQGYIEASNVNIMDEMMQMIFLQRVYGFDAKIIQTRDASLTRSLEMGRPAQ
- the panD gene encoding aspartate 1-decarboxylase encodes the protein MFRQLMRAKIHRLTITDARLDYEGSITVDQDLLDLAGILDGEKVQIVNVNNGSRLETYVMKGRRKSGTVCLNGAAARLGARGDIIILITYALVSEDEIKSFRPTVVLVGPNNRARKTLRSGKGAGR